The sequence below is a genomic window from Microcebus murinus isolate Inina chromosome 4, M.murinus_Inina_mat1.0, whole genome shotgun sequence.
tcaaataacaaCACATGCATATTCATTTGCAGATTTGAATTTTCTTCTGGATTCTAGACAAATTGTAGTTTGAATGATTGCTGGAAAACTCTACCTGGATATTTTGCAAATATCTCAGGTTGAAAACTtcaaatataaattcattttctcattcttaaaatgCTCTCCTTTTCCCTGCTTCCCTCTTCAATTTCTTAGTAAAGGTTTCCTTCTTTGTGTGACATACGCACCCAAATAGAAAGTCATCTCTAACACTGTGAGTTGAGATTCAAGGCcctgttttcttcatctttcttcagTTTATTCAACATCACCTTGGCCACAAGCAAGCAGTAGGTATGTGCTTGGGCAATGGTTGTGTAATGGATCCTCAAATGCCTTTCTTTACTCATTTCCTACATGTAATACTTACTGATTCTGGTTTTGAAATCTCTCTTCAATCCATTTCTTCATGTCCATACTGATAAAGAAATGGCTCTTGGTATAAAGAAGGTGTTCACTTAGCtaaggagcaggcagggctcgGTGCAGTTTCAGAGATATTCAGACCATTCAGGGAACCCCACTGAGGACTCATCCAGAGAACAGAGAAGGAGTAGCCTCCAGAAAGGTCCAGGAGCACTCCTAACCCACTGTCTTCTTCATAGTAAACTAAGGCTAGGCTTGCTTAGAGCAGGAAAACAAGGATTAAGAGTACATGAATCAAGGCCCCCATGACAAGAGTGGTGCATCTTTGGATAGTATTTCTGTGACAGATTAGCTGATAGCCTGACCACAGCAGGGGATCCAAATGTCTTTCTAGAGCAGTACATGTCAAGACCAACACGGGTGAACTGAAGACAGCTAAGCTGCTCAATCTGACCCAAACCCTTGGTATTCCCGAAGCCTCCAGGCCTCTTTTAGTTTTCTGCCCAAGCTAACATAATATTTATCCTGCTTGTCatgtttcaaaatgtatttctttcttggaTCCCTTCCCCCCACTCCCAAAGATGCTTTTTGTTTGAAGAAGTCATAGAACTTACCATTTCTTCCTATCCCTCCTGTTGTACTCCTCAGTCCTGATTGTCTGTGTCACCAGAGCAGGACATCTGCAGTCCCTTCCAAAGGACCCAAACCAAAGAAAACACTTTTGAGCCTTCACAAAGAGAAACAACAGCAAATACTTCAGCAAGAGAATGATGGATACTATGTCTTTCGAGTGAAACTCTCTTTGCGGCAGCAAGGTATTATTGCCCTTGGGTGAGGTCAAAGGCTGCTCTCCCTCTAATCCAAAATTTCctacagaatgaaaataaagaatccTGAGATGAGGCCCTGTCCAGTTCTATGGAGTAGAGGGCTGGGCTTTTCTTGGGCCTACATAATGTAGTTGCTCCTCATAAAcactgaaggaaggaagggctcAGTGAAGTATTTGTGCTTGTGGAGGCTCAATAATGTAGTGGCTGAAAAcagagactctggagtcagacccCTGCTTCACAGTCCTGGCCTCACCACGTACTGGCTCTCTGATCTTGATCACACTACTCAGCtcttctttatttccctttcattatctataaaattaggataaggatattaattattctttaatacttttaaaaggagtgaaatgaaataatgaatataaagccttcagcatagtgcctggcacatgatacaTTGTGCTCGATTAAACATCAGCAGTGATGATCATGGTGATTTAAACATTTGATTGGAACAAGTTTACTCCAGTGGAAACCCAAGCTCTACTACATCTACGGCACATACTTTCTATGTTGACATATTAATACTTCTCTCCTACATTTTAAGATACTCTGGATCACCTTGATCAGGATTCTTTACATGGCATCACCCAGCAACTACTCCACTGCTCCCGTCTCTGAATTCCTCCTCATCTGCTTCCCCAACTTCCAGAGTTGGCAGCACTGGCTgtccctgcctctcagcctcctcttcctcctggccaTGGGGGCCAACGCCACCCTCCTGATCACCATCTGTATGGAGGCCGCTCTGCACCAGCCCATGTACTACCTGCTcagcctcctctccctgctggacATTGTGCTCTGCCTCACCGTCATCCCCAAGGTCCTGGCCATCTTCTGGTTTGACCTCAGACCCATCAGTTTCTCTGCCTGCTTCCTCCAGATGTACGTCATGAACAGTTTCCTGACCATGGAGTCCTGCACATTCATGgtcatggcctatgaccgctatgtggccatctgccaGCCACTGAGATACCCATCCATCATCACTGACCAGTTTGTGGTTAAGGCTGCCATGTTTATTGTGGCCCGGAATGCCCTTGTTTCTCTTCCTGTTCCCATCCTTTCTGCCAGGCTCAGCTACTGTGCAGGCAACGTCATCAAGAACTGCATCTGCACCAACCTGTCTGTGTCCAAACTCTCTTGTGAAGACATCACCTTTAATCGGCTCTACCAGTTTGTGGCAGGATGGACACTGCTGGGCTCTGACCTCATCCTTATCGTTCTTTCCTACTcctttatcttgaaagttgtgcTAAGGATCAAGGCTGAGGGTGCTGTGGCCAAGGCCCTGAACACATGTGGTTCCCACTTCATCCTCATCCTCTTCTTCAGCACAGTCCTGCTGGTTCTGGTCATCACTAACCTGGCCAGGAAGAGAATCCCTCCAGATGTC
It includes:
- the LOC142860978 gene encoding olfactory receptor 56A4, whose product is MASPSNYSTAPVSEFLLICFPNFQSWQHWLSLPLSLLFLLAMGANATLLITICMEAALHQPMYYLLSLLSLLDIVLCLTVIPKVLAIFWFDLRPISFSACFLQMYVMNSFLTMESCTFMVMAYDRYVAICQPLRYPSIITDQFVVKAAMFIVARNALVSLPVPILSARLSYCAGNVIKNCICTNLSVSKLSCEDITFNRLYQFVAGWTLLGSDLILIVLSYSFILKVVLRIKAEGAVAKALNTCGSHFILILFFSTVLLVLVITNLARKRIPPDVPILLNILHHLIPPALNPIVYGVRTKEIKQGMQKLLRRL